One window from the genome of Bradyrhizobium xenonodulans encodes:
- a CDS encoding host attachment protein, protein MDKMRIDKGDWLVVCDGRKALILENLGDEMFPNLHTREVHEQPNPATHAQGTDAPGRLNAGVGGARSSVEQTDWHDEAERAFLRSLAGRLDAAVSAGETSALTMVASPRALGMIRADYSDVVRKALQGEVGKDLVKLPVYEIEKQLLLSGAAG, encoded by the coding sequence ATGGACAAGATGAGAATCGACAAGGGTGACTGGCTGGTCGTGTGCGACGGCCGCAAGGCGCTCATTCTGGAAAATCTCGGCGACGAGATGTTTCCGAATCTCCACACAAGGGAGGTGCATGAGCAGCCCAATCCGGCGACCCATGCGCAAGGCACCGATGCGCCGGGCCGGCTGAATGCGGGCGTCGGCGGCGCGCGCAGCTCGGTCGAGCAGACCGATTGGCACGATGAGGCCGAGCGCGCCTTCCTGCGCAGCCTGGCCGGCCGGCTCGATGCCGCCGTCAGCGCGGGTGAGACCTCGGCGCTGACCATGGTGGCTTCACCCCGCGCACTCGGCATGATCCGCGCCGATTATTCGGACGTGGTGCGCAAAGCGCTTCAGGGCGAGGTCGGCAAGGACCTCGTCAAGCTGCCGGTCTACGAGATCGAGAAGCAGTTGCTGCTGTCGGGCGCCGCCGGATAG